The following are from one region of the Paenibacillus sabinae T27 genome:
- a CDS encoding CoA-acylating methylmalonate-semialdehyde dehydrogenase codes for MSLLVKQTEKVRNFINGQWVESTSGREEEVFNPATGEVLAYVPLSSREELDAAVTAAKSSFASWKKIAVPRRARYFFEYQQLLLKHTEELAELITLENGKSLEEARGEVQRGVECVEFAAGAPTLMMGSQLPDIATGIESGMYRYPLGVVGGIAPFNFPMMVPCWMFPLAIACGNTFVLKPSERTPLLASRLAELFAEAGFPPGVLNIVHGAHEVVNGMLEHEDIKAISFVGSQPVAEYVYKNGSAHGKRVQALAGAKNHSIVLPDADMDNAVKNITAAAFGSAGERCMACSVVVAHEAIADDLVARLQAAADNLKIGSGLEAGVFLGPVIRQSNKERTVSYIEAGVREQASLVRDGRKDAAAEGAGYFIGPTIFDHVKPGMTIWQDEIFAPVLAVVRVKDLAEAIEVTNRSPFANGACIYTDSAKAIREFREEIDAGMLGVNLGVPAPMAFFPFSGYKKSFYGDLHANGRDGVEFYTRKKMITARY; via the coding sequence AAATTTTATCAACGGGCAATGGGTAGAGTCGACTTCCGGACGGGAGGAGGAAGTATTCAATCCCGCAACGGGCGAAGTGCTCGCTTACGTGCCGCTGTCCAGCCGTGAAGAACTGGATGCCGCGGTCACCGCGGCGAAATCGTCTTTTGCAAGCTGGAAAAAAATTGCCGTGCCCCGCCGGGCCCGCTATTTCTTCGAATATCAGCAGCTTCTGCTGAAGCATACGGAAGAACTGGCGGAGCTGATTACGCTGGAGAACGGCAAGAGCCTGGAAGAAGCGCGCGGCGAGGTGCAGCGCGGCGTCGAATGCGTGGAGTTCGCCGCTGGCGCGCCTACCTTGATGATGGGCAGCCAGCTGCCGGACATCGCTACGGGCATCGAGTCGGGAATGTACCGCTATCCGCTCGGCGTAGTCGGCGGGATCGCGCCGTTCAATTTCCCGATGATGGTGCCGTGCTGGATGTTCCCGCTGGCCATCGCCTGCGGCAACACGTTTGTGCTGAAGCCGTCGGAGCGGACGCCGCTTCTTGCGAGTCGTCTTGCCGAGCTGTTCGCGGAGGCGGGGTTCCCGCCGGGCGTGCTGAATATCGTTCACGGGGCGCATGAAGTCGTGAACGGCATGCTGGAGCACGAAGATATCAAGGCGATCTCCTTCGTCGGCTCCCAGCCGGTCGCGGAATACGTCTACAAGAACGGCAGCGCGCACGGCAAAAGGGTGCAGGCGCTGGCCGGAGCGAAGAATCACTCGATCGTTCTGCCCGATGCCGACATGGACAACGCGGTGAAGAACATTACCGCCGCCGCCTTCGGCTCCGCGGGCGAGCGCTGCATGGCCTGCTCGGTCGTGGTCGCCCATGAGGCGATCGCCGACGATTTGGTGGCGCGCCTTCAGGCTGCCGCCGACAATCTCAAGATCGGCAGCGGCCTGGAAGCCGGGGTGTTCCTCGGACCGGTCATCCGCCAATCGAATAAGGAACGAACGGTGTCGTATATCGAAGCTGGAGTGCGGGAGCAGGCGTCGCTTGTCCGGGACGGCAGGAAGGACGCCGCCGCCGAAGGCGCAGGCTACTTCATCGGCCCGACGATATTCGATCATGTGAAGCCGGGAATGACGATCTGGCAGGACGAGATTTTTGCCCCTGTACTGGCCGTCGTTCGCGTCAAGGATCTGGCCGAAGCGATTGAAGTCACCAATCGTTCGCCGTTCGCCAACGGCGCCTGCATCTACACTGACAGCGCCAAGGCGATCCGCGAGTTCCGGGAAGAGATTGATGCCGGCATGCTCGGAGTTAATCTGGGCGTGCCCGCGCCGATGGCCTTCTTCCCGTTCTCGGGCTACAAGAAGTCGTTCTATGGGGACCTGCATGCCAATGGACGCGACGGCGTAGAGTTTTATACACGCAAAAAAATGATTACAGCCCGCTACTGA